CGTCGGCGTCGGCGAACGTTTCGGGAAGACCGAGGACGAGGGCGAGCCGGGCGTCGAACCGGGAGAGCGCCTCGGGCAGCCGGCGGGACAGGAGCGCTTCCATCTGGTGGCAGGTGAACGCCCGGGAGACGCGGATGCGGGACAGGGCCTCCCTGCCGTCCCCCCCCCTCGCCCGGGCCGCCCTGGAGATCTCGTACGGGTCGAACCGGTTCGCGCCGTCGACGGCCACCACCCCCTCGGCGCGAAGAAGCGGGACGGCCAGCGCCCGGAGCGCGAGCCCGCACGCGCCGTCCCCGAAGATCCCGGCCATCTTTCCCGGAGGCGGGGAAAGACAGAGGGAGGAGGCGCGCTCCATGTCGAGCGAGGACACGGGAGGCTCCTACAATTTCCGGTAGACGCCGACGACTTTTCCTGCGATGCGGAACGAGGGGGCGCCGGCGGGGACGACGATGGGGAGATAGGCCGGGTTGGCGGCTTCGAGTCGCACCTTCCCTTTCCATCGACGGAACCGTTTGACGGTGGCCTCCCCGTCGATCACGGCGACGACGATCTCTCCCTCCTCCGCGCGGGCCTGCGACCGGACGAGGACATGATCCCCGTCGCAGATGTGGGCCCCCGTCATGCTGTCTCCCTTGACGCGCAGGGAGAAGACCTCGCCCTCCCCCACCAGGTCGGGATCGAGGAGAAGCTCCCCCTCGACCTCCTCGATCGCCTCGCGCGGTCCCCCGGCGGGAACCCGGCCGAGGACCGGAATGCGCACGGCGGACCGGGAGGGGCTCTCCCCCATGAACTCGATCCGGCGCGGATGGTGGCGTTTGCGCCGGATGTACCCCTTGCGCTCCAGAAGCTCCAGGTAGTAGAAGCCGTTCTTCACCGCGATCCCGAAACGGCCCGCGATTTCCGCGGCGGTCGGGGCGAACCGGTGGCGCTCCACGAACTCCCTGAGGAAGTCGAGGACCCGCCGCTGCGTCGGTGTCAGGGGGGCGACCATGTATGTATACTACTATACATGTACGGAGAAAGGGAAGTGGCTATGGTTTGTGGGCGAGAGACACACCTTCCCGCAGCTGCGTCGCCTCGGAGGACGGGGCTCCGTTCGTGGCTTCGCCGTGCGATGAACCTGCACGGCTGTGCCCCCCGTTCTTCCTACAGCGGGGGTACCCCAGGGAGCGCATATCGTAGGGGAGTGGGGCGCTTTACCTCACTTTACCTCACCTCACCTCACCTCACCGCCCCGCCTCCTGCGGCGACTCCGCCAGTCCCTCCCGTTGTGTGCACCTCAAGTCGTATGCTGCGGGGTACCCCGGGGGCGCCCCAGTACGAGCTGTATTTTTGTAATGGAGCGCTTAGTCGAGGTCGATGTCGCGGATGGGACGGGGCGCCGGTTCGTCCTTCGATTTCTCGATGTGGGTCTTGAACAGCTTGTCCAGCACCGCGCCTCGCCCTTTTTCGGTCCGCACGATCTGGTCGTACCGTTCGTGAATGCGCGCCGTTTCCTGTTCGAGGACCTGCTGCGCGTCCTTCAGGTCGACCCCGGCGCGCGCATGGGCGGCCTTTTCGCTTCCGAGTACGGCCCCGCTTACCGGATCGACGGTTAGCCGCGCTTCGCAGCACGGGCAGGTCACTTCGAGAACAACTCCCTTTTCAGGATGATCCGGCATCGTCCCCTCCTGGATCGCCTTTGATTCCCTTCGAACATTGTAGAATGGAATTCTCACGGATTCCATGGTGTGACATTTTTTGGCACATCCCATCGATATCCCCGTATCCATGCCGCAAATTGTCTCCCCCGCTGCCGGATGAAATTTTATAAGCACACGTTATTTATGGATTATTTAAAATTCACTTCGGTTGGCACGCTAATTTCATGGATAATACGCAAGGGGTGAAGGCACGGGATACGACGGAGGACACCCCCCCTTAGGAGGAAGACCATGAGGCACATCCTGTTCGTCGCGATTCTCCTGGCGGCCGTATCGGCGCCGGTTTGGGGTCACGCCGACACCAACGGGACCATCGGAGTGGTGCGCAACGCCGCGGGTTCGACGACCGTCACCCGCGGGGGGAACGTTCTTCCGGCAACGACAGGGACCAAGCTCCACGCCGGGGACACCCTCGGCACGGGCCCCGACGGATCGCTTGGCATCATCCTTCGGGACAATTCCTCCCTCTCGCTCGGGCCGTCAAGCAGCCTCGTCCTCCAGGACTTTCTCTTCTCGCCCTCGGAAGGGAAGTTCAGCCTGTTGGTTCGTCTCTCCAAGGGGACCATGGCCTACCTCTCCGGCCTCATCGGAAAGCTTGCGCCCGAGAAGGCCCGTTTCGAAACCCCGACAGCCACCATCGGCATCCGTGGGACCCACTTTGTCGTGAATACCGGAGAAACCGTATCGCAATAAAAGTCGACGCATCGCCGACATCGACACTTCAATCCGTTCGCATTGGGATTTCCCCGATCGAAATTCCTTTCCGGT
Above is a genomic segment from Candidatus Deferrimicrobium sp. containing:
- the lexA gene encoding transcriptional repressor LexA, whose translation is MVAPLTPTQRRVLDFLREFVERHRFAPTAAEIAGRFGIAVKNGFYYLELLERKGYIRRKRHHPRRIEFMGESPSRSAVRIPVLGRVPAGGPREAIEEVEGELLLDPDLVGEGEVFSLRVKGDSMTGAHICDGDHVLVRSQARAEEGEIVVAVIDGEATVKRFRRWKGKVRLEAANPAYLPIVVPAGAPSFRIAGKVVGVYRKL
- a CDS encoding FecR domain-containing protein codes for the protein MRHILFVAILLAAVSAPVWGHADTNGTIGVVRNAAGSTTVTRGGNVLPATTGTKLHAGDTLGTGPDGSLGIILRDNSSLSLGPSSSLVLQDFLFSPSEGKFSLLVRLSKGTMAYLSGLIGKLAPEKARFETPTATIGIRGTHFVVNTGETVSQ